agttagtaattactattgatCTATCAACATACAATAGATTTTGTATCGCCTCAGAGCACtccttaagtattacaaaaaatattagaaatttgaaaatatggtatttaggtatattaagaaactctaaaaattttaattttaataaatgtactaTTAAAGGGGGAAATGAGGATAAGCATACTTAAAAAATCATCCCGTAAATACtgctatttataatcaatgataatttgttttaattattgtaatcccATCTCAAAGCTTGGAGTAGTAATctttatttctatataaaatttaaatattttaattttctcactataatttaatattatttttgaatttttacttttgatttttgaatatttatgagATATTTTGAAGAGTACCTACTGTAATTAATTTcagttacatttatattatcttatacattattatgattgaGATATTCTTTTTATCTTCTGAGCgtagcaatgaatgtattttattattgtgtttgttttttttagtatctGATATTCTGATGTCACATTTAGGAgtaaaaattaagtaggtaatgaATTAGTAAATTTGAtctaattcatacatttttgacaaaatcaatttaattttattagacatattataattttcaaaatattatagttgagcTATTCAaagatattcaaattttatatttttagtttttttctataatattttttttccatgtcaaaaatattgaaaaatttatcAAGTTTTCCATAAGTTGTCCTTACAGCAGTTTAAAAAGTTATGagatatgtattttcaataataatgaacgtcgaaaatttaaattttgatgaaatttaattgttttactcttattaaatactcaaatgtttatacttaatattatgtataatatttcagaaaaaactTCATTCTGATGTGATATCTGCTATAAAATCATGTGatacaaatgtatttgtttttgatgAAGTCCATTATATACCCATGGGTATATTAGACATACTAGCACCTATTCTTGAAAACAATGATGTGTCCATCGATTCTAGGTAATTTattagttcatttttttataggGTCTGATGCTattgtttagttatttaatacatttcaaaaatgaaaattgtgcATGAAGTTGTTATCACTATCAATGTTGAGCAATGTTGAATTTATGAGAAAATCATTATTCATATGAAAGGTGCttttttttagcaaaaatgacaatataattGGACTGCATAAATGTATACATGAGCATTAAAGTTAAATGATTGATTTCAAATTACAAagaaccataaataataattgttttattaatattacaggaattcaatttttatatttttaactaatgcgggtagtgattatattatacaaaagtcTTTAGATAATTTGACCAACGGATTTTCTAGAAAGAATATGAAAGTTGAAGATTTTGatactattttactaaaatCTGCTTTCAATGAAGAAGGTAAAACTTGagtttatcattatttacaatagttataacttaataaaagttaactaaattgttttagattctaagcggagggatgaatgtattgattttacaatgattttttttttttttgtgtttcaattttatttaaaatcatattttctggtagaaaagtgaatctagttggtactttgggtggTTATTGTGTAAAGGAACCAATTTTGGTCGGCGCGTGGCATGATCTCTCGTAGGACAGAGTatacttgaaatatttattgGCCTAAGACAATTTCTAGttctattagattttttttaataatattgtcaatcaaataatttatgctcggtcaaaaaacttgaaattgtaatacatcATTCTTTAGAagttgtcgctctgctgtatagtaggtttcaagtgagtcactataatggatggtattaaatttgacttcaatgatataatatcattgtataagataaacgattctgagcaaaaatgatcagtcagcctatgatattattaagtatatttgatggttattattgtaaataaagttatttatatatttaccgaTTTACGTGGAccctttttataaattttcaatcctaagctataaaagttgaacattttataaatttttaactacaaaataattattaactttgataaattttgtcaaaattccaaTAGTacctaaatgcttataaaaaaaaactgtgcctatgtggctatgtatttttaatatttttcaactaccatttaaacaatatatcaggagccttatattacattttcatgcttttttaccccacaataaaattgtattgacaattatagaaaaaaaaaaaccaaaataattgaaaactaacaatggccgtaaacagctcaaaaagagtaaaaatatgaacttcaatcgctcataaaaatttaatttgatttgcttgtagacatttttttttgataaaggtagacaaacttatgaataaccttgtattacattttcaaatcttagatttaaaaagaaaaatttttatgaattctcaactcaaaataatttgctagttttcgtgatttttacgtattttgtcaagattaaaacttcaatgcttataaaaaaaaactgtgactagggatttttaatattttgaaatctcattgtaactatatagtaggagctttgtattaaattttcaaacttttttacacaacaaataaagttttggaaaactattggaaattttaaatttttacctcccaaaGGTAcctgaacaagatactgaagttgaaaatcgaagcattatttcgacaacTAATCGTGTACAccgacacaaaaataaaaaacacacattgcaaaaccaatacattcatcgctccgctcagaatctaaaacttgagcgtaaatccacaatattttttatgaacgtctgaagttaaaatgttgacaaaattcattaaaatcacgAACATTGGAAAATTAATTCtagttaaaattcataaaaatattcttatttatatctaatttaataCTAGATGACGAGAATGTGATACCCGcatgtattgtctccgtctCACAAGTGCGTACCATACCAAATTTTACACTCAACAGAATACGTGGGCTCCATTAGTTGAAAAATTAGattgaattgacctcttataaactCTAATATTAGGATCACtatctaggcaacctcgtgggctttttattatattataattttaaagcgagttatgagtattttaagtcTTCaagatgtacaaacattttataattttaaaatattttgaactgtttacagacatttaaaatttaaaattcttttagtttctttttctataaatgtcaataacatacatttttttattttataaaatttaaatgtgaacattttaaaacttaaatttaaataaaagacaTGATTTAgagattattttatatgtacatttttaaataattaaatataatgatatgttaattttaataggaGGTTTGAAGAGAAGTTCATTAATAGATTcccatattattgatttttatgttcCATTTTTACCACTCGAAAAAAATCATGTGCAACAGTGTATGGAGGCAGAGTTGAAACATCTAGAAAAACATTTGGATTCTGAAACaaaaaggtaatataataatcactgaataatattatatgcatacctACTCACTGTGCTGGGCCAATGAagatttttttgcaattttttttttctatcttcgaatttatttaatttatttttagaacattatctcaaatgtaaaaataaatactctagttgtattttttgcaaaattctCATACGAATCGAGGCGTCACATCAGTCTTGCGCTTGTTTCGCGTTTTTCACCCTCAAAGTATGGCTCAAACCACTGACTAAAAAAAAGTGGTGTGACACATCGATTTGTATGAAAATTGAGATCACTTCGAAATACACAATGGTGATGTGATAGTTATTTGCTGTCATTTAAcatgattaatgattaattttttattttaatcaattttcacGAACTGGTTGGAATACTTATATAGTACCtgctacataataattaataattatataaagtcAACTCTTGATAATTCAAACATTTGATAATTCAAAACTTTCGGTAATTCTAAGTAAGTAATTGCTCGTTCCCCTAAAAATCTTGCAATAATTTGAATGAAAACAATGCATTTAAGTAAACTTGGTAATTTGTAGTAACATTTTAGGGAACACTACCCGTAAACTCGCGAAGTGTATTCGCcaaaatgtatttcttatttttatatcatcacTTCGTTACTaatttacattacaatttaGCTTATTATTTCTGATAACTATCgaattagtatataggtatgacattttttttcataacttggTAATTCAAACTGTTTATTTTGCCTTCTTTATACTTCAAAACCTTCGGTAATTCGAAATTTTTCATAAGTCCCACCAACTTCGAATTGTTGAGAGGTTACCATATAagttaaaaatgcttataataagtaatgacaCAGTTTTTTACAATATGACTACCAaagtggtaaaaaaaatataaaaatgtttggtaagttgaaatataaattatgaacactACTAATTGATATGTTGAAACATAAATATGTGGACACGACTTTAATATATACTTTGACttcacaaaattataaatatttaattaaatacctatattccttaataggtatatagtacataaaataaaatattgttcaccGTCTTCATAAacttaaatatcaatacattttcagttgtttaaatttatgtgaaattattaaaatgtataatggtaCATTTTTGAGACTTAttacagataaaaataaataatcatgtatggcattgattatttttaaaatatgcttaatatattattcattttttttcagtcaAATATTACGTATGATTACATTTGGTCCCAAGCCTGAAAAGATATTTTCTACTGTTGGTTGTAAAAGAATTAAAGCATGGATTTCaactaaaacatataataattaaattggatatttttaaaGAACACTGTGTGACATAAACATTTGGAAAAAACCAATctgaaaataagtatttattgaaatatatattttataacgttgTATAATCATCAAaaaagtgtatattaatataataaagtcaaCTATTTTGTTTCCAATTTGTCCTTTTCACCATCCTTTTTGATCCCCTCAAAATGTTCAGTGTACATCTTTCTTTTAATGGCAACTGGTTTGATTCAGTAGGAGAAAAATATACTTTGCTATGGCAAATATTCGACAAAATGGCAATTTTGATTTGATATGTCCAAtctgtacaaataataattaaatacaattaatatgaatgtattatttgtacggctatatattatgataaatctaCACACCCCATATAAAATGTTCACTCAAACTGTTTccttcatacaatttttttttcatataaaccACTTGaaggctttttattataaagaTCAATGATctctaaaaatacatttcaaaggtgtacataaatattaaatattttggtaactACATATAAAAGCATGTTTGGGTTATCACTCCCTTTGGAGAGGCCCTGGTCTTagtctaatattttatactaagtctatggtaaataataaataatgcaaataaaaaaaaattcaagtaacacacttaaaaactgaattatctcaatcaaacacatattataatgttcttaccactGAGTTTCATTTTAGGTcgatttattctattttttaaactaatgcaGTAAATATGAACTGCTGAGCAATAACAAATATGTGTGTagcgtattttattaatttcaaataattttcgttgttagttgatatttgataatataaaatttttacaaaaactatattctataataaccCATATGTAACACACTAATAGCGGTCAACGACCAATGCAGTCAAAGCctcgtatttattataataataaaaaaaaaaaacgtcgttAAGAATATTAGAGGATTGTAAAAGGAATCATTCTCGAGCACATAAACCGGTTTTGGTAGaagtttaacatttataaaaaaaaaaaaaatagaatttgtaAACACAATATCCACTGCCGGTTATACCGTTTCAGAATTTGTTTAGTCTACACAGTGGCGGCgccagatattttttattggagGCGGCGTACGGGGGAAAATTATTTTCTGGTGGGGCATTTATGTATTGCTACTCAATCACCCACTAATTTActaatatcatatattcatatagtATTGCTAAAAGTGTTTTggatataatatgctatatttctaaattatcaaaaaaaaaataattaactaacaaAATGTCTTTATTTACTTACATGTTTTATATagacttgtaagttgtaataaggTTATATGAATTATGACCTACGAATGTGTTGTATGcacaaatatgaatatattttatgttcattgcAATTAAACAAATACAGAGAGGGCtttttaagtatctaaatagcaacatattggtaggtattacctataaaaataaaaatcaataaatgcaatttattatgtttgcattatttattttattttataattatgattatatctaAACATATTACATCAACATaccattagttattagtattaaattaatataaataattacaaattattaggattgtattatagtatttaataaaatgttcaatatataatgcattttcagattagattaaaatgttcaacattaaattataggGGGGCAAAATCAAATGTTGGGGGCACTTGCCCGCCCTGGCCCCAGTGTAGCGCCGCCCCtgatatatgtttattttgtcatggtctacacaatatatacacaatacccAGAGACAATTTGAAAGTGAATGTTTTAGTTTGTTATATTccgttcttaaaatatataaacgtatgGAATCCAgctacatattaaattaaaataacaaaatatcattattcattactaatattcatttattacttatgtatatgtattagaattttcaaatttgttggTAGAGTATTGTCGTTAACAACATGTAAAGCTTTTATGCAATAACACGTAGGCACATATTGAACCACGATATAGAAAtgtaccaaattatttaaaacaaatgttgagTGTGTGCTTAATTATCTCAACAGAACCTCACAATAATACTAAAAtcttgatatatatttatatacttagcaaaatattttctaactgatttacatattttgaattatagatTTTCCACAACacattttctatttcaattagaCAGTTTGCCACAATTGTGGCTTAATGtagtttttgtatacaataccTAAAAttaagtgttattattttaatttccaataaaagaaaaatgtctTTAATCATAAACACAAttcaaaaaccatttttaattaaaaatataccttatAGATATAATTCCTAAAAACCATACTTCATcatcaaaatacaatattctttttaatctaatatattttattaaaaacagatattttcatataatagtataatatatgtggtaagtattaaaattgtttacaaattgtaatcagaagaaaaataataatacatttaaaatagaaattactTGAATCTTAACAGATTCAAATCCAACCACTGAACTGTAAAATATGGAACAcgcattgtatataatttatgcattGAAAAATGTAGCCTTTTTGGAGGCCGTCCCCTGTTATTTTAATTCcattattagatacattttcattgaaatcatattaacaaaaataaaattcttagtAAGAATGaatctatgtattatttttataatacagaataatgaaaacaaaatcaatagtAGGACGAGTTTATAGGTTCATAGACCTTATTGCGTTCCATATTTACAGTACAGAGAATTCAACatacagaaaatatttatggCAATGCATTTCATACAAAcatatggttataataattttttacacgtaaaattataaatcactaAATATATTCCTTGGAGGCTCCCACGTACTGTTAGGTCTTGTACTCACATTGGGCAACTGTCTTTCTACTTCATGAGTATCATTCGTACTGTAGCTGTGATAGGATCGATCAATGGGATCAGCATTATCCAACAAGTATGATTTCATGTTGTCTTTCCGAGATGGTGGAActccttataatttattattgatcattaacattttgttatagta
Above is a window of Metopolophium dirhodum isolate CAU chromosome 3, ASM1992520v1, whole genome shotgun sequence DNA encoding:
- the LOC132941885 gene encoding torsin-1A-like; this translates as MLCGKYFLLCVTSCLFFFKFKTVCGYSRYYHYVVGCPKTLIDIKDFERDLKESFFGQHIASKTVVSALAGNLHRSKYNKKPLVMCFHGSSGTGKNYLSDLIASHMFYWEKVKNLRYHVIHGRSDFPMTSQIEHYKKKLHSDVISAIKSCDTNVFVFDEVHYIPMGILDILAPILENNDVSIDSRNSIFIFLTNAGSDYIIQKSLDNLTNGFSRKNMKVEDFDTILLKSAFNEEGGLKRSSLIDSHIIDFYVPFLPLEKNHVQQCMEAELKHLEKHLDSETKSQILRMITFGPKPEKIFSTVGCKRIKAWISTKTYNN